One genomic segment of Cydia splendana chromosome 5, ilCydSple1.2, whole genome shotgun sequence includes these proteins:
- the LOC134791053 gene encoding uncharacterized protein LOC134791053: MPNCKSPDNYSLTAANGSLIHTYGIIKQKLDIGLRRDFIWNFVVANVNKPILGADFLAHYGILIDCRNRRLFIDSLTTLSTTGQLKHCNQPSVKAISGDSEYHRLLAEYPSLTKPSGLPREFTSDIRHISGKDNITADTLSRIETIAVPPDFEAIAQAQQEDPELQELLANRSSSLKLEKVPVPGLGRALWCTAASHDGLSSSSQFDGGASSPLPESCNHGPQQHEVD, translated from the exons ATGCCTAATTGCAAGTCGCCTGACAACTACTCGCTTACTGCCGCTAATGGTTCgctcatacatacatacggcaTAATCAAGCAAAAGTTAGACATAGGATTACGCAGAGACTTTATTTGGAACTTTGTCGTAGCAAACGTAAACAAACCTATACTTGGCGCTGATTTTCTTGCACATTATGGTATTCTTATCGATTGCAGAAATAGAAGACTATTTATTGACAGTTTAACAACTTTGTCGACTACGGGACAGCTTAAGCACTGCAACCAACCCAGCGTTAAGGCAATTTCGGGTGACAGTGAGTACCACCGCTTGCTAGCAGAGTATCCCAGCTTAACGAAACCATCTGGACTGCCGCGAGAG TTCACAAGCGACATCAGACACATTTCCGGGAAAGACAACATCACCGCTGACACGCTCTCCCGTATCGAGACCATTGCCGTGCCACCAGACTTCGAAGCCATCGCGCAAGCTCAGCAGGAAGACCCAGAACTACAAGAGCTTCTTGCCAATCGATCTTCGTCACTGAAGCTTGAGAAAGTACCCGTACCAG GTCTTGGCAGAGCTTTGTGGTGCACAGCTGCGTCACACGACGGCTTATCATCCTCAAGCCAATTCGATGGTGGAGCGTCTTCACCGCTCCCTGAAAGCTGCAATCATGGCCCACAACAGCACGAGGTGGACTGA